From the Candidatus Saccharimonadaceae bacterium ML1 genome, one window contains:
- the yheS gene encoding putative ABC transporter ATP-binding protein YheS yields the protein MIADVRITDKSFGPTVLMTGVKFSVDDGEKVGLIGRNGAGKTTLFGILTGADKDFTGSVIFRRGSVVVVTAQEHHDVGDITVLEYILSGLPEYARLRHILHTYPETMGNDMAKIEEYTQALDRFGQKGFYQIEELVTEELRNFQMDGMAERPLASLSGGQKRLVEVVKIMHAQADLALIDEPTNHMDYVAKKQFIDWMKASKQAMLVITHDRDVLKEVDRIVELKDGVTVNYEGNYDAYLKHNAFATSNAMNEYETVARRIANLKDKVLQFRRMKERTRDPDTIKQFKRRENQAAIELAELEKIEKPTFWIDREHVAQLDYKVADRYQKFKARNIHLRMKDGAMRSRRKLVEARDVALGYGDVLLFEGVNIDLREGEAVELRGRNGAGKTTLIRALLAGSTQDSKAAPVLYGGTLTLDPHVRVGVYEQEIAPTYLNMPLHDAIEQMYIDRKLAIGETKIRQLMGDYLFTDTDGMTPLVRLSGGQKARFQIISMLANDPQLLILDEPTNHLDLPSIEELETALERYAGAILYVSHDDYFRRKIGGVVVQIGAV from the coding sequence ATGATTGCCGATGTTCGCATTACTGATAAATCGTTTGGTCCTACGGTGTTGATGACCGGAGTGAAGTTTAGCGTGGATGATGGCGAGAAGGTTGGGCTCATCGGACGCAATGGCGCGGGAAAAACGACGCTATTTGGTATATTGACAGGCGCGGATAAAGATTTCACGGGTAGCGTGATTTTTCGTCGTGGTAGTGTGGTTGTGGTAACGGCGCAGGAACATCACGATGTCGGCGATATAACAGTGCTGGAGTATATCTTGAGCGGGCTGCCGGAGTATGCGCGATTGCGGCATATTCTGCATACTTATCCTGAGACGATGGGTAATGACATGGCGAAGATCGAAGAATATACGCAGGCGCTTGATCGGTTTGGGCAAAAAGGATTCTATCAAATTGAGGAGCTTGTGACCGAAGAGTTGAGGAATTTTCAGATGGATGGTATGGCGGAACGTCCCCTCGCCTCGCTGAGCGGCGGGCAGAAGCGGCTGGTCGAGGTGGTGAAAATTATGCACGCGCAGGCGGATTTAGCACTGATAGACGAGCCGACGAACCACATGGATTACGTGGCAAAGAAGCAGTTTATTGATTGGATGAAAGCGTCAAAACAAGCGATGCTGGTTATTACGCATGACCGCGACGTGCTGAAAGAAGTTGATCGAATTGTTGAACTGAAGGACGGCGTGACGGTAAATTACGAGGGCAACTACGATGCATATTTGAAGCATAATGCGTTTGCAACGAGCAATGCGATGAATGAATATGAGACGGTGGCGCGGCGGATCGCGAATCTAAAAGATAAAGTATTGCAGTTTCGGCGCATGAAAGAACGGACGCGCGACCCCGATACGATTAAACAATTCAAGCGACGCGAGAATCAAGCAGCGATAGAGCTAGCGGAGTTAGAAAAAATCGAAAAGCCAACCTTTTGGATTGACCGTGAGCATGTAGCGCAATTGGATTACAAGGTGGCGGATCGTTACCAAAAATTCAAGGCGCGTAACATCCATTTGCGTATGAAGGATGGTGCGATGCGCTCGCGGCGCAAACTCGTTGAGGCGCGCGATGTGGCACTTGGATATGGCGATGTACTGTTGTTTGAGGGCGTGAATATTGATTTGCGCGAAGGCGAAGCGGTAGAGCTGCGCGGGCGCAACGGCGCGGGTAAGACGACGTTGATTCGGGCGCTGCTAGCGGGTTCTACTCAGGATTCAAAAGCAGCCCCCGTACTTTACGGCGGTACGCTTACCCTTGACCCGCATGTACGCGTGGGCGTGTACGAGCAAGAGATTGCGCCGACGTATCTGAATATGCCGTTACACGATGCGATTGAGCAAATGTATATTGACCGCAAGCTGGCGATTGGCGAGACAAAAATCCGCCAGCTAATGGGCGATTATCTGTTTACTGATACTGATGGTATGACGCCGCTTGTTCGGTTGAGCGGCGGGCAGAAGGCGCGGTTTCAGATTATTAGCATGCTGGCAAATGATCCGCAGCTGCTAATTCTAGATGAACCAACGAATCATTTGGATTTGCCGAGTATTGAAGAGCTAGAAACGGCGCTTGAGCGCTACGCGGGTGCAATACTTTACGTTAGCCACGACGATTATTTCCGCCGAAAGATCGGCGGTGTGGTCGTACAGATTGGCGCAGTGTAG
- a CDS encoding NrdH-redoxin, whose translation MSKAAQSHVIIYSAAWCAFCKTEKQYLEHLGVPFTVRDIETDEGAMDELLAKVGGGASSVPVTDIAGVIVRGFDRAKIDAALRNKGLLT comes from the coding sequence ATGTCAAAAGCTGCACAATCACACGTCATTATTTATAGCGCCGCCTGGTGTGCATTTTGCAAAACCGAAAAGCAATATCTAGAACACCTCGGCGTACCATTTACCGTACGCGATATTGAAACCGACGAGGGTGCAATGGACGAGTTGCTCGCCAAAGTTGGCGGAGGCGCCAGCAGTGTCCCTGTTACCGACATTGCCGGCGTTATCGTCCGCGGCTTTGACCGTGCTAAAATTGATGCAGCGCTGCGCAATAAAGGACTGCTTACTTAG
- a CDS encoding AtpZ/AtpI family protein, protein MSKLSGDSDSRAAGATSSASVPASAIMATMADTTWRMFTPSVGLTLAGVWLDAQFGTKPWLMFGGIVLGFVGAFVLVKRQIAGGTRRKAAQR, encoded by the coding sequence ATGAGTAAACTCTCTGGCGATAGCGACAGCCGTGCGGCGGGCGCCACATCCTCTGCGAGCGTGCCGGCGTCGGCGATTATGGCGACAATGGCAGATACGACGTGGCGCATGTTTACGCCGAGCGTTGGTCTGACGCTGGCTGGTGTATGGCTAGATGCGCAGTTCGGTACGAAACCGTGGCTGATGTTTGGTGGTATTGTATTAGGGTTTGTTGGCGCGTTTGTGCTTGTGAAGCGGCAAATCGCGGGCGGTACGCGGCGAAAGGCGGCACAGCGATGA
- the atpB gene encoding F0F1 ATP synthase subunit A, with protein sequence MIAAGFGLGAAISGAGTMISDGAALAFGAAASGAVATFAAAGPHISVKADTVATIGGFAVTNSQVLGAFGLIVLVWLMFRMRLAVLGRRKHTFATRLMQWTFEGLYNTVKQVVQDEAWARRVAPLTITIFFFVVAQYWLGLLPVVGPITVGEHGTPLLRGGVADLNMTFGLAIVTIVAAQVYAFKYMGFRGNMGRYFVNPLRDPIMSFVGILELVAEFSRMLGLSFRLFGNVLAGEVLLIMIAYLTQVISPMALQPFYFFELFIGGIQAYIFFMLSTVFISLGLVPHGDHGEPYASVDHSPVDSPKLAAENES encoded by the coding sequence ATGATAGCGGCTGGATTCGGGCTAGGCGCAGCAATAAGCGGCGCAGGTACGATGATTTCTGATGGCGCGGCGTTGGCATTTGGCGCGGCGGCTAGTGGTGCTGTGGCAACGTTTGCGGCGGCTGGTCCGCATATCTCAGTGAAAGCCGATACAGTCGCGACGATCGGCGGATTTGCGGTAACGAATTCGCAGGTGCTCGGCGCGTTTGGGCTGATCGTGCTCGTGTGGCTGATGTTTCGGATGCGCTTGGCAGTGCTGGGGCGCAGAAAACATACATTCGCGACGCGTTTGATGCAGTGGACATTTGAAGGATTGTACAACACGGTTAAACAGGTAGTCCAAGATGAGGCGTGGGCGCGGCGAGTTGCACCGCTAACGATCACGATATTCTTTTTTGTAGTGGCGCAGTATTGGCTGGGGCTATTACCTGTCGTTGGTCCGATCACGGTTGGCGAGCACGGTACTCCCCTGTTGCGTGGTGGCGTAGCGGACTTAAACATGACATTTGGATTGGCGATTGTGACCATTGTCGCGGCGCAGGTGTATGCGTTTAAGTATATGGGTTTCCGCGGCAATATGGGGCGCTACTTTGTAAACCCGCTGCGCGATCCGATTATGTCATTTGTCGGTATCTTAGAGCTGGTGGCGGAGTTCTCGCGCATGCTGGGCCTGAGTTTCCGCTTGTTTGGCAACGTGCTAGCAGGTGAGGTACTGTTAATCATGATTGCGTATTTGACGCAGGTGATTTCGCCGATGGCGCTTCAACCGTTTTACTTTTTTGAGCTGTTTATTGGTGGCATTCAAGCGTACATTTTCTTTATGTTGTCAACCGTATTTATTTCCCTAGGTCTCGTGCCGCATGGCGACCATGGCGAGCCGTACGCTTCAGTTGATCATTCCCCTGTTGATAGTCCGAAACTAGCGGCGGAGAATGAGTCATAA
- a CDS encoding H+-transporting ATPase, protein MEALSFALTYAIPAAFAAIGCGMVGTAAMNAAGRNPEKINDLRTMMILGISFIDALAIIGFVAAIVGKVM, encoded by the coding sequence ATGGAAGCATTATCATTTGCTCTCACTTATGCAATTCCGGCAGCGTTTGCCGCGATCGGGTGCGGTATGGTCGGTACGGCTGCGATGAATGCGGCTGGGCGTAATCCAGAAAAAATTAACGATTTGCGCACGATGATGATTCTTGGGATTTCATTTATCGACGCCTTGGCAATTATTGGTTTCGTGGCGGCAATCGTCGGAAAGGTTATGTAA
- the atpF gene encoding F0F1 ATP synthase subunit B, which translates to MIESVTQFAAAHAEKADMFTSLGLDWKALGLQTVAFLVLLVLLRKFVYPPLVETLDKRDAEVRAGAKAARQAQKAADESEARTAAMLKNAQRESRAIVSSAKQEAADMIADAEAKASLQAKRIIENGRRDVAAELVAAKKNLRSEMIDLVVEATAGVTRHTVDASKDTQLIEKNLGELQ; encoded by the coding sequence GTGATAGAAAGTGTGACACAATTTGCGGCGGCGCACGCGGAAAAGGCGGATATGTTTACGTCGCTCGGTCTCGACTGGAAAGCGCTTGGTTTGCAAACGGTTGCGTTTTTAGTGCTGCTTGTCTTGCTTCGCAAGTTTGTGTATCCGCCGCTTGTTGAAACGCTGGATAAACGCGATGCTGAAGTTAGAGCGGGCGCTAAAGCAGCGCGCCAGGCGCAGAAAGCGGCCGACGAAAGCGAAGCGCGCACGGCAGCGATGCTCAAAAATGCGCAGCGCGAGTCGCGGGCGATTGTGTCGTCGGCAAAGCAAGAAGCGGCAGATATGATAGCCGATGCTGAGGCGAAAGCGTCGTTGCAAGCGAAACGGATTATCGAGAATGGGCGGCGCGACGTGGCGGCAGAATTAGTAGCAGCAAAGAAAAATTTGCGCAGCGAAATGATTGACTTAGTAGTCGAAGCGACTGCCGGCGTGACGCGCCACACCGTTGATGCGAGTAAAGATACGCAGCTGATTGAAAAAAACCTTGGGGAGCTGCAATAA
- a CDS encoding F0F1 ATP synthase subunit delta, which yields MAQVISRRRIASYAADVLAAGGDRGLLLREIAAYLIEMKATRTANLVVAAIEEELQARGIVIVETLSAHRLSNELRVRIRTLVGGRETHFRERINPDVIGGVKITLPDSEFDDTIQRKLIALKGAK from the coding sequence ATGGCGCAGGTAATTTCGCGGCGACGAATTGCGAGCTACGCGGCTGACGTATTGGCGGCGGGTGGCGACCGTGGTTTATTGTTGCGCGAAATCGCGGCATATTTGATCGAAATGAAAGCGACGCGTACGGCGAATTTGGTCGTTGCAGCGATTGAAGAGGAGTTGCAAGCACGCGGCATCGTCATCGTTGAGACGCTTTCGGCGCACCGGCTAAGCAATGAGCTGCGCGTGCGTATACGTACACTCGTTGGCGGGCGCGAGACGCATTTTCGCGAGCGCATCAATCCGGATGTTATTGGCGGCGTGAAAATTACCTTGCCCGATAGCGAGTTTGACGACACGATTCAACGTAAATTAATCGCCCTCAAGG